A segment of the Populus alba chromosome 9, ASM523922v2, whole genome shotgun sequence genome:
ATCTGATGAATCATCTAAATCATCATCTAAACCATCCTCTCCGCCATACTGTTCCTCAGGCAGCTTAACTTGAGGTCTTGACTGGAGAAGGGATGAAAGAAGGAACGGTAAAGGAGGTGCTCTTGATCGAGTTGCAAAAGGCTTTGCAGGTGTACTATCTTGCAGCTTCAAAAGTGCATTCGCCTCAGCAAGAATCTTAGATGCAAAAGAGAGCAGCAATAAATGGGGCTTCCAAACCTGACCATTTGGCAACACTCTCTGTCCTGCCCTATTAGTTCTACATGCTGAGTGGTTCTCAACCAATGAAACAGGATTCATGAGTCGCATATCTCCAGCTGCCTGACGAATTGCTTGTTGGACAGCATGTGAGCGCTGAGTGACAAACATATCATAACTTGAAGCAGTACCGTTTGGGCCATCAGGTGGAGCTGATGCCGCATGGGTCAAGACAACAATTGCATTAAACCATATAGATGGACCAAATATGTCAGTGATGGTACGCAAGAGGGGCATATCACCAAAATCCCTGCTCTGCATGTCCAACCTGTCAAGATACAACACAATGTCTGGAGGAGTTTTCTTTATAAAGCGCTTAACAGAATGAAGGATCTTCTCATTCTGGCGCTGGTCAGACCATGAAGGAAGAAGTCCTGGTGTGTCAATGACCCGTACCTTTATCCCCTGAACAGTGCCCACAACATCCTGAACCTTTTTTGTACCCAATTGAAAAGCATCTGTGCCAAACTTCACTTcatcaaatattgaattgatagTGGCACTTTTACCAACACCTGTCTTTCCAAGAACCATAATTGTACAGGAGAAATCAAGGGGTTCCTGCCCGGCAGCCTCAAGCTGTTCAGCCATGGCACTGGCACGATCAAAACTGAAACCAGCAACGCGGCCACCACTTCGACCTCGCAGCTGTTCAGCTAATCCAAGTCTGTATAAAACCTGAGCAACAACAACATTATGAGGAGTCTGCCCTAGTCTGTGTGCAAGTCGCAAAAATTTCACCCTGATCATCTGAAGTTTTTCACGAGTCTCGTCAAACTCTTCCGATTCCCCATTTGTAGGATCTTCAATCTGTTGGGATTGTGTATGAGAAACAGCTCCATTAGCACGAGGCTGCTGGACTGCCCTGGGTGCAGGTTCCAATAGTGGGGCAGCACGCCCAAGGCCAGCTGGACGAGAAGGTGCTGGAGCTGCACTTGAAGATTTTGCAGATGAAGATGCAATCTTGGGTACATGATTAATTTTTCGCTCTATATTTGCTGGAGTAGTTTGCTTATCCTCCTGACCCTTGTCTGCTTTCTCCTTGGGCTCTTCAGTCACAGTAGTGCTTTTGCTGACTCCATTAGTATTGTTGGCAGCATGATGTACTTCAGAACCCTTGTTATCCTCTGCTCGCACATTAGATGCATGAGCCTGGATCTCCTCATTTCTCTCAGTCACTGACTTCTCTAAAGAAGATGAGGCTATAACTCCTGGTACCAGCTTTACTTCCTCCATGACTGTCTGAGGGACAGATGATGCAGCTTTCAGTTCATGAGTTTCCCCATTTTGCTCTGAAGCTGTAACAGCTGAAACATCATTCAACTTCCCATTGCTATCAGCATGGTTTTCTGTATCCACAACTGCTGAGGTGTCCCTGAAATGCTCGCTCTTATTAACCCCAATTCCAGCATCAAGGCCTACTATTGCACTGTCAAAATCCACATTCTTCTCAACATCATGTTTTATATCTGTTTTTTCCAGATTATCATCCAGTCCTTCACTCTTATCACCTTGAAGATCACCTGATATATTAATTGACTCATTGGCCTCCTGATATTCAGAACCCAACTTATCCTCTTTCAGTTCCTCTCTTTCACCATCTTCAGAAAGAATCTCCTTGCTCAGCTCAATTTCTTGATTAGGAGCAGCCTCATACTCACCCTTCAAAGCCTCTGTTCCTATATTACCAGCAATCTCAGACACCTCCGCGTTATCCTCCTTCAGTTCCTCTCTTTCACCATCTTCAGAAAGAATTTCCTTTCTCAGCTCAATTTTTCGATTAGGATCAGCCTCATACTCACCCTTCAAAGCCTCTGTTCCTATATTACCAGCAATCTCAGACACCTCCCCATTATCCTCCTTCTGTTCCTCTCTGTCACCATCTTCAGGAAGAATCTCCTTGCTCAACTCAATTTCTCGATTAGGATCAGCCTCATTCTCACCCTTCAAAGCCTCTGTTCCTATATTACCAGCAATCTCAGAAACCCCCGCATCTCCACTCGTCTCCTTGTCCCCCACTTCCAGAGCATAATCTCCATCACTATTCAATTCCTTGCTTGACTCAATTTCTTGATTAGAACTGACCTCACCCTCACTCCTTAAAGCCCGAGTTTCTCCATTAACAGTAATCTCAGAAACCTCCTCACCTCCAATCAATTCATTGTTCCCATCTTCCTTAGCAGACTCTCCGTTACCTTTCAATTCCCCACTTTTCTCATCTAAATGCTCAGCATCCATTTTTATCAAATTCTGCCCCGTGCCTGAATTGCCACTGGTCCCCTGATATTCAGTGCTCAACTCATCCTCCTTCAGTTCTTCTCTGTCATCATCCTTGAGAAGAATCTCCTCATCCAATTTAATTCCCTGCTTAGAATCCACCTCGCCTTCACCCTCAGCCTTCAAAACCTCTGTTACTCCATTACCAACGATCTCAGCAACCTCTCCTCCACTTGATTCACTGCCCCTAGCTTCCTTTGCAGTCCTTCCCTCATCAATCTTATCAACACTATCTTCGCCCACCAAATCCTCTACCTTCTCTTCACCAACAACCCCACCCAACTCATCAGGATTCCCACTATTAGCAGGAATAAAAATAGCCTCTTCAAGTTTCTCTGTCTCGTTTCCTAAATTTGAGCTCTCATCAACAACTGCTGAAATCGAATCACCAACACTCTCAAAAACACCACCATCTGACACAACTTTCattccctcctcctcctcctcctcctcctcctgcaaTTGCTCATGTGATTCAATTGCCTCCTCAAAAACCTCATCTTCCAAATCCTTTGATTCATCAGACCCCACCACAACTCTCTCCTCCTCTACCTTATCCCCAAAACCTTCATTTCCCACATTGGTTTTCTCTTCCACAACAACTCTCTCAACCccgttttccattttttttccttcaaaaccttaaatcacaaaaaacccataacatcaaaacacaaaaccaaTTTCAAAATCATCACAGCCAGTCGCATaaccaataacaataataataaaaaaaaaaaaacccattgcAAAGTTTCCATCTTCCACacaaaaattataactttttataACAACCAATCCATacaaaaaccaaaattgaaACTTTCAGATCTCAATAAGCAACTTCAACATGTTTCCATTAGGGCTTTgcacaaaaatgaaaaacaaacataaaaatgcGATTAAATCAATACAAAGtcataattaataaacaaaaccataagagaaaaggaaaacctTTTTCCATTTTGCTTACCTTGTTTTCTATGGAGATAAAGTGAGTGAATTCAGATAGAGAGCCAGTGAACGAATCCTGTATGTATAATGGCACTGGCTGCAGCTGCTATGGTTTACCAAGTTAGGTGAATTAACAATTAAGGAGATAAGAATTTTTTATCAGGCGGTGGAGATTTGAagttattgagttttttttcatcTGACGGTGGAAGAATTTTTTATCGGGGTTTCATTGATTGCTTTGATTTTATCGTTGAAGAACCCCAAATCTTGCTGACGTGGTTTTACTTGTATAAAATTAGGAGTCAAGTGTGCGAGCGCGAGTTATTTAGTTTCTGTTTCggttttttcatgtgttttaaaaatattttttatttaaaaaaaatattatatttttttagtgtttttaattattttaatagattgatattaaataaaaaaatatttttaaaaaatcttactaactcttaattaatttttatttcttaatttttttaatacagatTGTATCTGTCCATTTACTAATCTGATCCCTAAATATTGTGTTTCATTACTAAAAgttgttttaagtttttaacaGTGTATCATGGACCCTACTTTCATTTATAGTTAATATTCTCAATccagattttattattaatacgtTGATTCCATTTTATTTAAGCAGTTAATTACGTTTTCAAACACATGTATTAGCTACTCAAGAttgaatatgataaaataattagtttagaATGtcattgaatataaatttaaactatgtttatttttgtgttttaaaaatatttttttaaaattttaaattttttttagtattttcatatcattttaatgtactgatatcaaaaataatttttaaaaaataaaaaatattattttaatatatttctaaataaaaatactttgaaaaaataatcgtAATTACACTTCCGAACAAGACTTTAAATTAGTGAAAAT
Coding sequences within it:
- the LOC118058789 gene encoding translocase of chloroplast 120, chloroplastic: MENGVERVVVEEKTNVGNEGFGDKVEEERVVVGSDESKDLEDEVFEEAIESHEQLQEEEEEEEEGMKVVSDGGVFESVGDSISAVVDESSNLGNETEKLEEAIFIPANSGNPDELGGVVGEEKVEDLVGEDSVDKIDEGRTAKEARGSESSGGEVAEIVGNGVTEVLKAEGEGEVDSKQGIKLDEEILLKDDDREELKEDELSTEYQGTSGNSGTGQNLIKMDAEHLDEKSGELKGNGESAKEDGNNELIGGEEVSEITVNGETRALRSEGEVSSNQEIESSKELNSDGDYALEVGDKETSGDAGVSEIAGNIGTEALKGENEADPNREIELSKEILPEDGDREEQKEDNGEVSEIAGNIGTEALKGEYEADPNRKIELRKEILSEDGEREELKEDNAEVSEIAGNIGTEALKGEYEAAPNQEIELSKEILSEDGEREELKEDKLGSEYQEANESINISGDLQGDKSEGLDDNLEKTDIKHDVEKNVDFDSAIVGLDAGIGVNKSEHFRDTSAVVDTENHADSNGKLNDVSAVTASEQNGETHELKAASSVPQTVMEEVKLVPGVIASSSLEKSVTERNEEIQAHASNVRAEDNKGSEVHHAANNTNGVSKSTTVTEEPKEKADKGQEDKQTTPANIERKINHVPKIASSSAKSSSAAPAPSRPAGLGRAAPLLEPAPRAVQQPRANGAVSHTQSQQIEDPTNGESEEFDETREKLQMIRVKFLRLAHRLGQTPHNVVVAQVLYRLGLAEQLRGRSGGRVAGFSFDRASAMAEQLEAAGQEPLDFSCTIMVLGKTGVGKSATINSIFDEVKFGTDAFQLGTKKVQDVVGTVQGIKVRVIDTPGLLPSWSDQRQNEKILHSVKRFIKKTPPDIVLYLDRLDMQSRDFGDMPLLRTITDIFGPSIWFNAIVVLTHAASAPPDGPNGTASSYDMFVTQRSHAVQQAIRQAAGDMRLMNPVSLVENHSACRTNRAGQRVLPNGQVWKPHLLLLSFASKILAEANALLKLQDSTPAKPFATRSRAPPLPFLLSSLLQSRPQVKLPEEQYGGEDGLDDDLDDSSDSEDESEYDELPPFKSLTKAQIAKLTKAQKKAYFDELEYREKLFMKKQLKEEKRRQKMMKKMAAAAKDLPSEYIENAEEEGGGAASVPVPMPDLALPASFDSDNPTHRYRYLDTSNQWLVRPVLETHGWDHDVGYEGINVERLFVVKDKIPLSFSGQVTKDKKDASVQMELASSVKHGEGKATSLGFDMQTVGKDLAYTLRSETRFSNFRKNKATAGLSVTLLGDVLSTGVKVEDKLIAGKRFQMVMSGGAMTGRGDVAYGGSLEVQLRDKDYPLGRSLSTLGLSVMDWHGDLAIGCNLQSQIPIGRSTNLIGRANLNNRGAGQISIRLNSSEQLQLALIGLIPLLKKLIEYPQQLQLGQ